From the Streptomyces sp. NBC_00390 genome, the window GTCCTGCGCGGCCCGCTCTCCCTCGGTGACGGCCGCTTCGGCCTTGGCCAGGTCGTACGGAGGCATGCCCAGGTGGCGGACGGCAGCGCGTTCGATGATGTGGCGCACCCGGTAGATGTCGGTGACGTCCTCGGCGGTGAGGACACGCACGAAGACACCGCGATTGAGCTCATGCACCAGCAGCCGCTCGTGGGTGAGAAGCCGGAACGCCTCACGGAGGGTGTTGCGCGAGACCCCGAGAGCGGTCCCGATGGCGTCCTCGGAGAGCTTGCTGCCCGGCGGCAGGTACCCTTCGCTGATGCGTTCGCGCAGGATGTCCGCGACCCGGTCGGCGGTACTGAACCGGCCCAGGCGCGCGCGATCACCCGCCAGAACGGCCGGATCGACCTCGGTGGCCATGCCCACGCCCCTTGCTTCCGGGATGTTCCCGGAAGCAGTCAAGCGAACAGCAGGGGAGGAATCAACCTCACCGTCTGTAGGATTGTTCAACGTTCCTGGTGCCGTAAAGACAGGCGATCTTCCCTGTCGGATCGAACTGCTGGTCAGCCCGGCGCTGTGAGGAACCCCCCGACTGCCGGTCTCTCTCTGGTACGAGGCCGTGCCTGCGTGTAGCGTCGCCCATAGATGTCGTGGTTCGCAGTACCCCGGCCCGCGCTGTGGCGCGGGCGCTTTGCTGTGCAGTGCCTGAGAACCAGGGCGATCACCTCCGGACCCCGCGCGGTGCGGGATCCGACAGCGACTGAGAGGCACCAGCATGGCCAGCGGTACCGTCAAGTGGTTCAACTCCGAAAAGGGCTTCGGCTTCATCGCGCAGGACGGCGGCGGCCCCGACGTCTTCGCCCACTACTCCAACATCAACGCGCAGGGCTTCCGTGAGCTCCAGGAAGGCCAGGCCGTCACCTTCGACATCACCCAGGGCCAGAAGGGCCCCCAGGCGGAGAACATCACCCCTGCCTGATCCAGCACGTCACTCCAGGGGCCCCCGGGACGCGCACAGCGCTCTCCGGGGGCCCCTGGCCTGTGGCGGCGCGGGTGCCGGGGTACGCGCGCGTGGAGTGGGACCGGCAGCGCAGAATGGCCTGACACAGCGCACACGAGGAGCCCGAATGATCTTCATCACCGCCAGGTTCACGGTCCGCCCCGAGTTCGCCGACCGGTGGCCGGAGATCGCCGCCGATTTCACCGCCGCGTCACGCGCTGAACCCGGCTGCCTGTGGTTCAACTGGTCCCGGGACGTCGAGGACCCGGCACAGTACGTCCTGGTCGAGGCGTTCCGCGACGACGAGGCCGGCGCTGCTCACGTACAGTCCGAGCACTTCAAGGCCGCACAGCAGACCCTGCCGCGCCACCTGGCCGAGACACCCCGGATCGTGAACATGACGGTCCCGCAGGACGACTGGTCACTGCTGGGCGAGATGGCTGTCGACGGACGTTGACCCGTCGATTCCCCGGCGGATCCGATCGACGCCCCTGACGGGCGAGGCGCCGCGACGGCGCTGATGCTCCCCGCAGCCCTCAGCGCCGGATCGGTGACAGGGGCGCCCGCTACGCGGAGTCGGACGCCGGAGGCTGGAAGTGCCGGTCGTACTCATGGACCGCCGACTCGAGGACCTGCGGCAGGATCTGTCCGAAGGCCTTCATGCCGGGCACGCCTCTCGCGGCTGCTCGGCAAACGGCCCGGCCCTGGCGCATGTAGCGCGGCATGGTGCGCTCGAACCGGTCGGCCAGTTCGGCCTCGGAGGTGCGGCTCTGGAGATCGTTGCGGTTCCAGGGGACGATGACGGTGACCCAGGAGCGCGGTGTCGCGTCATAGGCGGCGAGACGCCGGCGTACGTCGTCGTCCTCCAGCGCCCAGCGATCGACCAGGAGGATCTCGGGCTGCGGTGGAGGCACGCTGGACGGTGTCGCGGGCACGAAGGATGACACGGTGGCACGGTAGTTGAGCGAGCGCACGAGATCGTGTGCCACGGAGGCGAGCGGCCGGACGAAGCCGGGGTGGAAGGGGTTCCAGTCCTTCGGCTGCCCGCCGTAGTAGTCGGGGGAGCGGCCGTCGGGCAGATGGTGGCGGGTGGGCGCGGCGACGGTCAGACGGACATCACGTGGTGGCAGGCCGGGCTGCCGGAAGGAACTGGGCGCGGTGCGGTGGTCGATCGGTTCGCCGGGACCGATGCGGGTGGCCTCGGCGACACCGACGATGCGTTTGGCCAGTTCATAGACGGCGGCCTCGTACTCCTCGGCGAATATCCGAAGCTTGATCAGCTCGTAGAAGCCCCCGGTCGCGGAACGGTCGCCAAGGGCAGTGCGGTGATCGAACGCCATGTGCCGGGCGACTTCGGGCAGTTGATCCGGCGGGGTCGGCACCCACATGGCGGGCACGACCGCCTCGGCCGGGCGGTCGCTCCTTGCGTGGTGGTAGACGGAGCGCTGGGCGAAGGCATACCACTCCTTGCCGCACATCTCGCTCGCGAAGTAGCGAGGGGAGATCAGGGGCACGAACACCTGGGAGGTGGCCAGGGCTTCACTGAGCTGTTCGGACCAGCCTTCCCCTGAACGCAGTTCGCGGTCCATGAACCCCGCAGAGGCACCGGCCGGCAGATCGGTCATGGCCATCACATGACCGCACAGATCACGGAACAACCGCTCCACCCATATGTCCGGATCGGGTCCGCTCGGCCCGTAGCTCGGCGTGTGCGCGTAGCTCAGATAGAAGTACGGCCGGTACGCGACCGCTCGGGGACGTGACCCGCCCCGGAACAACTTCTCCCGGTCCGGATCCGGTCCGGTCTGCCGTGGAGGATGCGCGCCACCGGCAGGGCCGGTGGCGGACGGCCGGTCCTCCGCGGAGCTGTCATCCTGTGCCGTTTCCTGTGCAGCGGTGTTGTTCGCGGTTGTTCGGAACAACTCCTCCGCACCTTGTGTCCCGGACAGGGAAGTGCTGTCCGCCGGCTGCGCCACCTGAGGCCCGACCTCTTGGGGAACGACCTGCCCGGGCACCACTTTCACCCCGGCGGGGGCGACTCCCACATCTGGCGGTGCGAGGGTCAGTCCCATCTCCTCCGCGGCTTCCTGAACGGAGTCGTGCTCGCGGTCCAGTACGGAGCGCACCTTCTCCAACGTCTCGTCGACAGCGTCGAGCGCTGCGTCCTCCAACGTCGGATCGGCCAGGACCGGAGCGGGCGGATCCACGGTGTCGGCTTCCGGTGCCTGGCGCGGGGAAGCGCCGCCGGCCTTCAGGTGCCGGAGCTCGGACTCCAGCTGTTCGATACGGCGAGCCGCGTGATCCGCGACGGCTTGCGCCGTCTGCCGGTCCCGTTCGGCGCGGGCCAGTTGCCCTTGGAGCTCGAGCTCCTGGCTCTTGGCCCGCTGCACCGCCTGACGAAGGCCGACGAGTTCACGGGGAGCCACGGCGGCTGAGGAGGCCTCCAGGGTCTCAAGGCGGCGCGTCAGCTCCAGGACCTTGGCCTGCGCCTGGCCCAGCATGCCGAACAGCACCGTCGCTATCTGCAACGCCTGCTGACGGCCGTGCTCACTTGCCTCGAAGTTGCGTCTGACCCGCGCCAGTTCCTCGAAGGCCTCCAGAGCCTGACGGCTGACTTTGAGCAGTTCGTCCGCCGCCTTGGACGGTGGCACAGGAGTAGGTGCCCGCTGAGACAGTTCCCACAGCTGTCTGGGACGGGCAAGTCGCTCCCCGGCCTCGTGGCCGGCCTCATCGGGGAAGCACACGTCCGCGACCGCTTCGACCAGGGCCCACGACAGGCCGTCTCCCGCAAGACACGTCCGTAATCGGCGCAGATCCGGAACCCGTCCATCCGTGAAGTGATCGACTGTCAACTTCGCCTGCAGTTCAGCCACGTTGATCTCCGCTGAGGCGAGCCAGCTTCTGAGTGCGTTGTGGCAAAGGGAGTCCCTGTTCGATGAGCAGGGGCTTCGTCGTGTGCGGGGCATGATCGCGGAGGGGTAGGGGCAGGCAGCGGACGGCTTGTTGTGGATCGAGGAGGGTGCGATGCCGTCGGTGCTGGGGTTGATGGAACAGCGTGAGGCGCGGGCGAGGCAGGATCTGGAGTCCTGGACGGAGGTCCTGGAGCAGGCTCAGGCGGAGGTGGATGCCGCGCGGGAGCGGGTCGAGCGGGCCCGGGTGGGGCGTGAGGAGCTCGTGTCGGTGCTGGCCGGGGAGGGCGCGGTGAATACGCCGGTTTCCGTGCTGTCCGGTGGTGGGATGGCTGCTGCCGTGGGATCGGGCGGCCCCGGCGCGGGGCATGGCGAGCGGCCGCCGGTGTGGCGGTCGGGCATGGGCGAGGAGGTGCTCAGCGGCCTGTACCGGGAGGTGTTCGCCGCGGTGGTGGCTGCTTCGGGGCCGGTGAACGGGGTGGAGCTGACGCGGGCGGTGGGCCGGGAGGCGGAGATCAAGAACGAGGTGGAGAGGATCCGGCACCGTGCCTACGTGCTGGAGAAGCGGGGCTGGCTGGTGCGGGCGAAGGACGGACGGTTCATGCCCGTGCCCGCAGCAGTCGGGCGGGGCGTTTCTCCGGCCAGCGCGGAGCGTCTGCGGCCAGGCGCCGGGACAGCCTGATCACGGCGGCCCACCACACCATCTGGGTGTGGTGGTCGGGGCGGCGTTCGTGGTCGCGGTTGAGGCGGCGTGAGCGGGCCAGCCAGCTCAGCGTGCGCTCCACGACCCACCTGCGGGCCAGGACGACGAATCCGCGTTGTCCGTCGGAGCGGCGCACGACCTCGGTCCGGACTCCGTGGCGGGCGAACGCCTTGGCCAGCGCCGGACCCTGGTAGGCACTGTCGACCCACACCAGTTTCAGCAGCCGGCCGGGCTGGTCCATGAACGTCTCCAGTAGTGCGGGGGCGGCCTTGGAGTCGTGCACATCGGCCGTGGTCACGGTGACCTCCAGGAGCAGGCCCTCGGTGTCGGTCAGGATGTGACGCTTGCGGCCGTCACGTGACTTGCCGCCGTCGTATCCGCGGCTGTCCTCGCCGACGGTCTCGGAGGCGTCCACCGACTGACTGTCGATGATTCCCGCACTGGGCTCGGCGTTGCGGCCCGAGCGTTCCCTCGCCGAACGTCGCAGGCGTTCGTGCAGTTCACGCACGTAGCCGTAGGACCGCCAGCGGCGGAAGAAGTCGTAGACCGCCCGCCAGTACGGGAAGTCGACCGGCATGGCCGTCCACTTCACGCCGTTGTCGACCAGGTAGCGCACCGCGTCGAGTATCTCGCGGTGGCAGTACGCCTCCGGACGCCCGCCCCGCTTCAGCAGCCAGGCCGGAACCGGCATCGCCGAGCGGACCTCGGCCCACTCCGCATCCGTCATGTCACTGGGATAGCAGCCTGCCCGCAGCCCCGGAGCGATCGAACCGAACCGGTGCACGTAGCAGTCACACGCAGGGGTGACCGCGGTGGACGCAGGCACAGTGGTACTGCTCAACTGATCGGGCAACGGGCTTCCTTGGTCGTGCTGGTGTCGTAACCGCGTCACTACCAAGGGGCCCGTTCTTTCATGCCCGCGACCGCACCCGTACCTCTGTCCAGATGATCACCCGCGCCGCACGCCTCGAACGAAATCCGGTTAGCCACAACGCACTGAGGATGCCGACCAGTTCATTGATCTCGGCACACGAGCCACGCGGCGCTCCCCATGGGCGACCAGGACGCGTCATCTGCCCTCCCCCCGTAACAGTCCCCGTTTGTTCCGGGGACAACTCTCCTTCTCCCCGGAACAACATCCAACCCCTCGACCGGTCACCTCAAGGGACAGATCGTGAAGTTGACCCCGGCTCGTCTCCGGGCGCCCTACGTCTCCAGGCGGCATTCATGACCCTCACCCGCTCCACCCTGCTTCTCACGCTCCTCACCCTGGCTCTGCTGCTTTCCCTCGCGGCCGCAACGGCGGCGGCCGCTCTGGCGAGGTGGGACGGAGTGACCGTTCCGGCCGCCATCACGCGCGCAGGCGTGGCTTTCGCCGGGACGATGTCGCTGTGCCTCGGCCTCATCGCCCTGGTACGGACGGCACTGCCCTGAAGCGGTCGCCATGTGCAGCGAAAATCCCGTGCCCGCGCTCCGCCTGATCGGTAGGCTCGCCTCGCCCGCTGACACAACATCACAGCGCGCGCATCGACGAGTGAGGGGAGCCCGACCGTGCGTTACCGCACCGCTGTCGTCGCTCCCCGGTCACGGTACGACGTGATCCTGATGTCCATGTGTTCCCGGTGCCGGCCGCGCGGCCGCCGCCGGACACCCGTGACGAACACCTGACTCCCGTCCGTCCGTTGAGCCCTGTGGCCGGGTACGCCCCGATGCCGACGGCGTTGCATCAGGAATGATGCCGGATCAGGGAATCTGCCAGGCCTGACGCCAGGCCGTTTCGTCCCGGGAATCGCGCTCCCATGTTCGCGAGCACTCCGAAAGGCCCTGGG encodes:
- a CDS encoding IS5 family transposase; translated protein: MTDAEWAEVRSAMPVPAWLLKRGGRPEAYCHREILDAVRYLVDNGVKWTAMPVDFPYWRAVYDFFRRWRSYGYVRELHERLRRSARERSGRNAEPSAGIIDSQSVDASETVGEDSRGYDGGKSRDGRKRHILTDTEGLLLEVTVTTADVHDSKAAPALLETFMDQPGRLLKLVWVDSAYQGPALAKAFARHGVRTEVVRRSDGQRGFVVLARRWVVERTLSWLARSRRLNRDHERRPDHHTQMVWWAAVIRLSRRLAADAPRWPEKRPARLLRARA
- a CDS encoding TIR-like protein FxsC, whose translation is MPPSKAADELLKVSRQALEAFEELARVRRNFEASEHGRQQALQIATVLFGMLGQAQAKVLELTRRLETLEASSAAVAPRELVGLRQAVQRAKSQELELQGQLARAERDRQTAQAVADHAARRIEQLESELRHLKAGGASPRQAPEADTVDPPAPVLADPTLEDAALDAVDETLEKVRSVLDREHDSVQEAAEEMGLTLAPPDVGVAPAGVKVVPGQVVPQEVGPQVAQPADSTSLSGTQGAEELFRTTANNTAAQETAQDDSSAEDRPSATGPAGGAHPPRQTGPDPDREKLFRGGSRPRAVAYRPYFYLSYAHTPSYGPSGPDPDIWVERLFRDLCGHVMAMTDLPAGASAGFMDRELRSGEGWSEQLSEALATSQVFVPLISPRYFASEMCGKEWYAFAQRSVYHHARSDRPAEAVVPAMWVPTPPDQLPEVARHMAFDHRTALGDRSATGGFYELIKLRIFAEEYEAAVYELAKRIVGVAEATRIGPGEPIDHRTAPSSFRQPGLPPRDVRLTVAAPTRHHLPDGRSPDYYGGQPKDWNPFHPGFVRPLASVAHDLVRSLNYRATVSSFVPATPSSVPPPQPEILLVDRWALEDDDVRRRLAAYDATPRSWVTVIVPWNRNDLQSRTSEAELADRFERTMPRYMRQGRAVCRAAARGVPGMKAFGQILPQVLESAVHEYDRHFQPPASDSA
- a CDS encoding putative quinol monooxygenase, with translation MIFITARFTVRPEFADRWPEIAADFTAASRAEPGCLWFNWSRDVEDPAQYVLVEAFRDDEAGAAHVQSEHFKAAQQTLPRHLAETPRIVNMTVPQDDWSLLGEMAVDGR
- a CDS encoding cold-shock protein: MASGTVKWFNSEKGFGFIAQDGGGPDVFAHYSNINAQGFRELQEGQAVTFDITQGQKGPQAENITPA
- a CDS encoding GntR family transcriptional regulator, which translates into the protein MATEVDPAVLAGDRARLGRFSTADRVADILRERISEGYLPPGSKLSEDAIGTALGVSRNTLREAFRLLTHERLLVHELNRGVFVRVLTAEDVTDIYRVRHIIERAAVRHLGMPPYDLAKAEAAVTEGERAAQDGDGRGLATADIRFHHAVVTLAKSTRLNELMLGILAELRLVFHAMDDARDFHEPYLARNREILAALKAADTVKAELLLAAYLDDAEKQLVGRYSEHIATHIATGQCRGPRREAG